One Edaphobacter lichenicola DNA window includes the following coding sequences:
- the argC gene encoding N-acetyl-gamma-glutamyl-phosphate reductase, translating to MANSTISNMTNVLDQPAARTTAPRTAIAGIGGYAGGELARLLLHHPRLRGTAPTFLGRAGEPESTTPHSLEDIHPQLAVAGKDHAHEILPFSWDRIVDSGTEVLLLATPHEQSREWVPQAIERGIKVIDLSGAWRLQHHANRAIYKLKDTNADHAAQLQSEAVYGCPELHRDEIRKARLVANPGCYATSIILALAPLLQAGLVDLDHGIICDAKSGVSGAGKAPTAKTHFMYAADNFSAYAVFGHRHTGELLEQLHITSDQIQFTPHLLPIPRGILSTIYLRLKTKTEAAEITTVLQNFYRHSPLVRLRNTPHLPEIQHIVRTNFCDLGFALAADGKRLILVSCLDNLLKGASGQAVQNLNLMCGWNEEEGLL from the coding sequence TTGGCTAACTCAACCATCTCAAACATGACGAACGTACTCGATCAACCCGCCGCACGCACCACCGCGCCCCGCACTGCCATCGCCGGCATCGGCGGCTATGCAGGCGGCGAGCTCGCGCGCCTGCTCCTGCATCATCCCAGACTCCGCGGAACCGCACCCACGTTCCTCGGCCGCGCCGGCGAACCAGAGTCCACCACCCCGCACTCCCTCGAAGACATCCATCCCCAGCTTGCTGTCGCGGGCAAAGATCACGCCCACGAGATCCTCCCCTTCTCATGGGACCGCATCGTTGACTCCGGAACCGAAGTCCTCCTCCTCGCCACACCACACGAGCAGTCCCGTGAGTGGGTTCCCCAGGCCATCGAACGCGGCATCAAGGTCATCGACCTCAGCGGCGCATGGCGGCTCCAGCACCACGCCAATCGCGCCATCTACAAGCTGAAGGACACCAACGCAGACCACGCCGCACAGCTTCAATCAGAAGCCGTCTACGGCTGCCCCGAGCTTCACCGCGACGAGATCCGCAAAGCCCGTCTCGTCGCCAACCCCGGCTGCTACGCCACCTCCATCATCCTCGCCTTGGCCCCGCTTCTCCAGGCCGGCCTCGTCGACCTCGATCACGGCATCATCTGCGACGCAAAATCCGGAGTCAGCGGAGCAGGCAAAGCTCCCACCGCCAAGACCCACTTCATGTACGCAGCCGACAACTTCTCCGCCTACGCAGTCTTCGGCCACCGGCACACCGGAGAGTTACTGGAGCAGCTTCACATCACCTCGGATCAGATCCAGTTCACCCCGCATCTACTACCCATACCGCGCGGAATTCTGTCCACGATCTACCTCCGCCTCAAAACCAAAACCGAAGCCGCCGAAATCACCACCGTGCTGCAAAACTTCTATCGACACAGCCCGCTCGTCCGGCTTCGCAACACGCCGCACCTGCCCGAGATCCAACACATCGTGCGCACCAACTTCTGCGACCTCGGCTTTGCACTGGCCGCCGACGGGAAGCGTCTGATCCTGGTCTCCTGCCTCGACAATCTTTTAAAAGGAGCCTCCGGTCAGGCGGTTCAAAACCTCAACCTGATGTGCGGATGGAATGAAGAGGAGGGCTTGCTGTGA
- the argB gene encoding acetylglutamate kinase, with translation MRFVVKLGGAALEDKKILHACGKAIADLVADGNQVAVVHGGGVQLTRTLAQMGKKSEFISGLRITDAETRDAALMVLAGRVNKSLVASIGTHGQSAVGLSGGDGHVFRARKKKTNPDLGFVGEIAAMDPKWLEAIWAMGAVPVISSIALGFDGEYYNINADEMAAACAIGAKADTLVFLTDVPGVKGADGNVMRWLTLAQIPAMEQAQVVSGGMLPKLNACRDALTHGVKRVRILPAEAASLLPDLVSTRVNDGTEVMVA, from the coding sequence GTGAGATTTGTCGTCAAACTAGGCGGTGCCGCTCTCGAGGACAAGAAGATCCTCCACGCCTGCGGTAAAGCCATCGCCGACCTCGTCGCGGATGGCAATCAGGTCGCCGTCGTCCACGGTGGCGGCGTGCAGCTCACCCGCACCCTCGCCCAGATGGGCAAAAAGAGCGAGTTCATCTCCGGCCTCCGCATCACCGATGCCGAAACCCGCGACGCCGCACTCATGGTCCTCGCCGGCCGCGTCAACAAATCCCTCGTCGCCTCCATCGGCACGCACGGCCAGTCCGCCGTAGGCCTCTCCGGCGGCGACGGCCACGTATTCCGCGCTCGCAAGAAAAAAACCAACCCCGACCTCGGCTTCGTCGGCGAGATCGCCGCCATGGACCCCAAGTGGCTCGAGGCCATCTGGGCCATGGGCGCAGTCCCCGTCATCTCCTCCATCGCCCTCGGCTTCGACGGCGAGTACTACAACATCAACGCCGACGAGATGGCCGCCGCCTGCGCCATCGGCGCCAAGGCCGACACCCTCGTCTTCCTCACCGACGTCCCCGGCGTCAAAGGCGCCGACGGCAACGTCATGCGCTGGCTCACCCTCGCGCAGATCCCCGCCATGGAACAGGCGCAGGTCGTCTCCGGCGGCATGCTCCCCAAACTCAACGCCTGCCGCGACGCCCTCACTCACGGCGTCAAGCGCGTACGTATTCTTCCCGCAGAAGCAGCATCTCTACTACCTGACCTCGTCTCCACACGGGTCAACGACGGAACGGAGGTCATGGTCGCATGA
- a CDS encoding aspartate aminotransferase family protein codes for MNAAPNLQSIQAAEKKLLLNTYERNPILFVSGEGVHLRDENGNDYLDLLSGIGVCGLGYAHPAVTEAIADQSKRLLHTSNLFFHEHTAELALRLTEISGLGRVFFTNSGTEAWEAALKLSRANAGRLRAQGRTIGTKFLALDHSFHGRTMGSVATTAKDKYREPFMPVMPGVDFVRFNDVADLRAKFSSEVCAICIEPIQGEGGIHPVTQEFFAAARALCDSTGALLIADEIQSGMGRTGKWFAYQHYGILPDVTTLAKPIANGIPMGAMLCTNAAAEAITPGMHGTTFGGNPLACAVAIAVIDTIKRDNLLAHINETGAYFHDQLTQLAKRHDCITEVRGKGLMLGLEINSADLAQRVAAQMMERRIIINRTSDTVLRLLPPFLLERQHVDTAIKAFDEIFTAALAGAAPAGEKSHG; via the coding sequence ATGAACGCAGCACCGAACTTGCAATCCATCCAGGCAGCAGAAAAGAAGCTGCTCCTCAACACCTACGAGCGCAACCCCATCCTCTTCGTCAGCGGCGAGGGCGTTCACCTGCGCGACGAAAACGGCAACGACTACCTCGATCTCCTTAGCGGCATCGGCGTCTGCGGCCTCGGCTACGCACACCCCGCCGTCACAGAGGCCATCGCCGACCAGTCGAAACGCCTCCTCCACACCTCCAACCTCTTCTTCCACGAGCACACCGCAGAACTCGCCCTTCGCCTCACCGAGATCTCCGGCCTCGGCCGCGTCTTCTTCACCAACAGCGGCACCGAAGCCTGGGAGGCCGCCCTCAAGCTCTCCCGTGCCAACGCCGGCCGTCTCCGCGCCCAGGGCCGCACCATCGGCACAAAGTTCCTCGCCCTCGACCACAGCTTCCACGGCCGCACCATGGGCTCGGTCGCCACCACGGCCAAAGACAAGTACCGCGAGCCCTTCATGCCCGTCATGCCCGGCGTCGACTTCGTCCGCTTCAACGACGTAGCCGACCTCCGCGCAAAGTTCTCGAGCGAAGTCTGCGCCATCTGCATCGAGCCCATCCAGGGCGAAGGCGGCATCCACCCCGTCACCCAGGAGTTCTTCGCCGCAGCCCGAGCCCTCTGCGACTCCACCGGCGCCCTCCTCATCGCCGACGAGATCCAGTCCGGCATGGGCCGCACCGGCAAGTGGTTCGCCTACCAGCACTACGGTATCCTCCCCGACGTCACCACCCTGGCCAAGCCCATCGCCAACGGCATCCCCATGGGCGCGATGCTCTGCACAAACGCCGCTGCCGAGGCCATCACCCCCGGCATGCACGGCACCACCTTCGGCGGCAACCCACTCGCCTGTGCCGTAGCCATCGCCGTCATCGACACCATCAAACGCGACAACCTCCTCGCCCACATCAACGAAACCGGCGCCTACTTCCACGACCAGCTCACGCAGCTAGCCAAACGACACGACTGCATCACCGAAGTCCGCGGCAAAGGCCTCATGCTTGGGCTGGAGATCAACTCCGCCGACCTCGCCCAGCGCGTCGCCGCTCAGATGATGGAGCGCCGCATCATCATCAATCGCACCAGCGACACGGTCCTCCGTCTCCTCCCGCCCTTCCTTCTGGAGCGGCAACACGTCGACACCGCCATCAAAGCCTTCGACGAGATCTTCACTGCAGCACTGGCCGGCGCAGCACCGGCAGGAGAAAAATCTCATGGGTAG
- the argF gene encoding ornithine carbamoyltransferase: MGSKTVIMTSKPDTDDLVPARAHATLGIQSDTAFSEASKRLHGRDLCSIADLTVEEMAAIMELAHAVKNNPEDFRHALDARQMVMFFEKASLRTRLTFETAINTLGGNAIFVDQTQSPLGERESLADMAHNIERWMSIMVLRTYAHDTITEIAACSKIPVINALSDLEHPCQAIADFFTLEERFGSAEGLHFTYIGDGNNVCHSLMLTAAQLGAHCTVATPKGFAPKLEIIHKAIEIAETTGGSITLMHDPVKAVTGADAVYTDVCTSMGFEHEATKRAPIFKPYQVNEGLMAHAQADAVFMHCLPAHRNAEVTDAVLDGPQSVVFDQAENRMHAQKAILLMLLGGAKRTTNSRNRGTQPRKRS, encoded by the coding sequence ATGGGTAGCAAAACCGTCATCATGACCTCAAAACCCGACACCGACGACCTCGTCCCCGCCCGCGCCCACGCCACCCTCGGCATCCAGTCCGACACCGCATTCAGCGAAGCCTCCAAGCGCCTGCACGGCCGCGACCTCTGCTCCATCGCCGACCTCACCGTCGAGGAGATGGCCGCCATCATGGAGCTCGCCCACGCCGTCAAGAACAACCCCGAAGACTTCCGCCACGCCCTCGACGCGCGCCAGATGGTCATGTTCTTCGAGAAGGCCTCCCTCCGCACTCGCCTCACCTTCGAGACCGCCATCAACACCCTCGGCGGCAACGCCATCTTCGTCGACCAGACCCAATCCCCCCTCGGCGAGCGCGAGTCCCTCGCCGACATGGCCCACAACATCGAGCGCTGGATGTCCATCATGGTCCTCCGCACCTACGCCCACGACACCATCACCGAGATCGCCGCCTGCTCCAAGATCCCCGTCATCAACGCCCTCTCCGATCTCGAGCACCCCTGCCAGGCCATCGCCGACTTCTTCACCCTCGAGGAGCGCTTCGGCTCCGCAGAGGGCCTTCACTTCACCTACATCGGCGACGGCAACAACGTCTGCCACTCCCTCATGCTCACCGCCGCTCAACTCGGCGCCCACTGCACTGTAGCCACCCCCAAAGGCTTCGCGCCCAAACTCGAAATCATCCACAAAGCCATCGAGATCGCCGAGACCACCGGCGGCAGCATCACCCTCATGCACGACCCCGTCAAAGCCGTCACCGGAGCCGACGCCGTCTACACCGACGTATGCACCTCCATGGGCTTCGAGCACGAAGCCACCAAGCGCGCCCCCATCTTCAAGCCCTACCAGGTCAACGAAGGCCTCATGGCCCACGCGCAAGCCGACGCCGTCTTCATGCACTGCCTCCCCGCGCATCGCAACGCCGAAGTCACCGACGCCGTCCTCGACGGCCCCCAATCCGTAGTCTTCGACCAGGCCGAAAACCGCATGCACGCCCAAAAAGCCATCCTGCTCATGCTCCTCGGCGGAGCAAAGCGCACCACCAATAGCCGCAACCGCGGAACCCAACCCCGCAAACGCAGCTAA